A stretch of DNA from Campylobacter concisus:
AATTTTCTAAATTTTTAGTCTCCAAAAGCTATAATGGGCAAAATTTCAAAAGGATGAAGATGCAAAATATACTCGCACCAAATGAGTTTTTAGATGATTATGTGCTCGGTGCTGAATTGGCTAAAAATGCCGGCATCTCATCAAATGCTTATCTTTTTTGGAAAAACGTCATAAGTGCTAAATTTGAAAACTCAAGAATAGTTTTTCTTAGAAAAAATAGCATTCCAGTCAAATTTCAAAACATTATAAAAACCTGCACGCCTTTAAATGGCCTTATTCCAACAGGCGTATTTTGCTCTTTTACCTCGCTTGCTCCATCTCATCTTGTAGCAAAAAATGGCTCTAAGATATACGAGCTCTTTAAATTTTATGAGATTTGCGGTATCAAATTTATAGACTTGAAGAAATTTTATGATGATTTTAATCTTAGCTATTCTTATAGAATTTATATTGAAAAATGCAAATTTTTCTCACCTGCTCCATTTGAAAAACGCATAAAATTAACTGAAACGATGTGTCTTGGATATTACTAAAGTCCGCTAGCTAGCTTGCTAGCGGGATAAATTTATATCTTTTTGTAAGGTGCTTGACCGACTTCATAGAAGTTATTACCTTCGCAGTCAATGGCAACTATTGCTGGGAAATCCTCAACTGTAAGCCTAGCAACTGCCTCTGGTCCTAGTTCTGGATAAGCCAGCACTTCATATTTTTTGATACTTTGGCTAATGAGCGCTCCGATACCACCGATAGCAACCATATAAACACAGCATGATTTTTTCATAGCCTCGACTACTGCGTCACTCCTGTAGCCTTTACCGATCATACCATTTATACCAACTTCATTTATCATAGTTGGGGTGTATTTATCCATTCTGCCACTTGTTGTTGGGCCTGCTGCACCGATAGCTTGATTTGGCTTGGCTGGAGTTGGTCCGACATAGTAGATAGTCTCACCCTTTAGTTCAACTGGTAGTTTTTCGCCACGTGCCAATGTTTCAGTAAGTGCCTTATGTGCAGCGTCACGAGCTGCTATGATAGTGCCTGATATTAGGACATTGTCACCTGCCTTTAGGCTTTTTACCACCTCTTTATCAAATGGTGCTGTTATTCTTTTTACTTCTGACATTTTCTCTCCTTAAAGCTCAGCGTCTGCGTGGCGTGCAGCATGGCAGTTAATGTTTATAGCAACAGGAAGACCTGCTATGTGAGTTGGATACCACTCGACATTTACTTTAACGGCAGTGGTGTCACCACCAAGTCCTTGAGGACCAACACCAGTTTTACAAGCAAGCTCTAGTAACTCGTCTTCTAATTTGGCATATCTTGGATCAGAATTTTTACTATCGACCGAACGAACCGCCGCTTCTTTTGCCAAAAGTGCTGCCTTATCCATCGTACCGCCTATGCCAACACCTATTGTTAATGGAGGACAGGCATTTGGTCCAGCGTATTTTACGGCCTCTAAAAAGACTTTTTTTACACCTTCTATGCCATCAGCTGGTACAAGCATTTTTAAAACTGATTTATTCTCACTACCAAAACCTTTTGGAGCTACTTTTATCTTTAGCTTATCTCCTGGCACGATTCTAGTGTGGATGACAGCTGGAGTGTTATTTGTGGTATTTTTTCTCTCAAAAAGTGGCTCAGCAACAACTGACTTTCTTAGGTAGCCCTCAATGTAGCCTTCCGCAATACCCTCGTTTATCGCATCTTCAATATATCCACCCTCGATATGCACATCTTGGCCAATCTGCACAAAAACAACCGTCATACCAGTGTCTTGGCATATAGGCGCAACACCCTCTTCCGCAAGCTTAGCATTTTGTAAAATTTTGCCCAAAATATCTTTGCCTAGTGACGAGCTTTCGCTACTTTGAGCCTTTGTAAAAGCAGCCTTTAAATCTGGCGTCACAACATAACAGGCCTGTTTGCAAAGCTTGGCAACAACTTCTCTTATATCTTTTGTATTTATTATTCTCATC
This window harbors:
- a CDS encoding fumarate hydratase, which codes for MRIINTKDIREVVAKLCKQACYVVTPDLKAAFTKAQSSESSSLGKDILGKILQNAKLAEEGVAPICQDTGMTVVFVQIGQDVHIEGGYIEDAINEGIAEGYIEGYLRKSVVAEPLFERKNTTNNTPAVIHTRIVPGDKLKIKVAPKGFGSENKSVLKMLVPADGIEGVKKVFLEAVKYAGPNACPPLTIGVGIGGTMDKAALLAKEAAVRSVDSKNSDPRYAKLEDELLELACKTGVGPQGLGGDTTAVKVNVEWYPTHIAGLPVAININCHAARHADAEL
- a CDS encoding cysteine permease; translated protein: MQNILAPNEFLDDYVLGAELAKNAGISSNAYLFWKNVISAKFENSRIVFLRKNSIPVKFQNIIKTCTPLNGLIPTGVFCSFTSLAPSHLVAKNGSKIYELFKFYEICGIKFIDLKKFYDDFNLSYSYRIYIEKCKFFSPAPFEKRIKLTETMCLGYY
- a CDS encoding Fe-S-containing hydro-lyase, with translation MSEVKRITAPFDKEVVKSLKAGDNVLISGTIIAARDAAHKALTETLARGEKLPVELKGETIYYVGPTPAKPNQAIGAAGPTTSGRMDKYTPTMINEVGINGMIGKGYRSDAVVEAMKKSCCVYMVAIGGIGALISQSIKKYEVLAYPELGPEAVARLTVEDFPAIVAIDCEGNNFYEVGQAPYKKI